Proteins from one Oscillospiraceae bacterium genomic window:
- a CDS encoding AraC family transcriptional regulator codes for MQEQLLERCAENAGHLFELCNVPIRIFDTYDRIFADRDSEDQKQFFCSFCGYKKCNPENTHFYGCNEAYRWNGKYIYYCPIGLLFCASSVTDDTGKMQAGMVGGPVVMGEQKDSLVEIKDANTRKSAQKLPVFTPQKVNALSSCLLSCAVLSSGVAYGLAGSFVYEQEKQLNAIFSAHSDILGEQECTYPIEYEKALHRLIIEHDKSGAQALLNELLGFIYFSSNYDLETIRERSVELVVLLSRSIIDAGADAKEIFLSNSGYIHEIEQFTSVEQLNVWLSVMLHRFINYTFDFTQVKHSDVVFKAMNYIKANYAGKITLDDIAKHVFLSRSYLSTVFKDDTGMSVTDYIKHTRIEKSKLFLLDNHIKLADIAALCGFEDQSYFTKVFRSEVGISPKKYRDSGGRIVNINP; via the coding sequence ATGCAGGAACAGCTTCTGGAACGGTGTGCGGAAAACGCCGGACACTTGTTTGAGCTCTGCAACGTCCCCATCCGCATCTTCGATACCTATGACCGTATTTTTGCCGACCGAGATTCCGAAGATCAGAAACAGTTTTTTTGTTCTTTTTGCGGATATAAAAAATGCAATCCCGAAAATACCCATTTTTACGGCTGTAACGAAGCTTATCGCTGGAATGGAAAATATATTTATTACTGCCCCATTGGTCTGTTATTCTGCGCTTCTTCGGTTACCGATGATACGGGAAAGATGCAGGCCGGTATGGTTGGGGGACCTGTCGTCATGGGCGAGCAGAAAGATTCCCTCGTTGAAATAAAAGATGCAAATACCCGTAAATCCGCTCAAAAACTGCCGGTTTTTACCCCGCAGAAAGTCAATGCGCTGTCTTCATGCCTGTTGTCGTGTGCAGTTCTTTCTTCTGGCGTCGCCTACGGTTTGGCCGGCAGTTTTGTCTATGAACAGGAAAAGCAGCTCAACGCCATTTTTTCTGCCCACAGCGACATTTTGGGCGAACAGGAATGCACTTACCCCATCGAATACGAAAAAGCCCTGCACCGCTTGATCATTGAACATGACAAGAGCGGTGCGCAGGCGTTGTTAAACGAACTGCTCGGCTTTATCTATTTCTCCAGCAACTACGATCTGGAAACCATTCGCGAGCGCTCGGTGGAACTTGTGGTTTTGCTTTCGCGATCCATTATTGACGCCGGAGCTGACGCAAAAGAGATCTTTTTATCCAACAGCGGCTATATTCATGAGATCGAACAATTTACCTCGGTCGAACAATTAAACGTCTGGCTCAGTGTGATGCTACACCGCTTTATCAACTACACTTTCGATTTTACACAAGTGAAACATTCAGACGTGGTCTTCAAAGCGATGAACTACATCAAAGCCAATTATGCGGGAAAAATTACGCTGGACGACATCGCAAAGCACGTCTTTTTGAGCCGTTCTTATCTCAGCACGGTATTCAAGGACGATACCGGCATGAGTGTGACCGATTATATCAAACACACTCGAATTGAAAAAAGCAAACTGTTTCTGCTTGACAACCATATTAAGCTTGCCGATATCGCCGCACTCTGCGGATTTGAGGATCAGAGCTATTTCACTAAGGTCTTTCGCAGCGAGGTCGGTATCTCACCGAAAAAATACCGCGACAGCGGCGGACGTATTGTCAATATAAACCCATAA
- the gltA gene encoding NADPH-dependent glutamate synthase, whose amino-acid sequence MPNMNPKKTPSPEQAPDRRINNFKEVALGYDEQQAIEEAARCIECKNPKCVSGCPVNVQIPQFIKQIKDENFLGAYDTIYGTNSLPAVCGRVCPQESQCEGLCVRGIKGEPVGIGRLERFAADYAAKQGHNAPIKKENSKDKKVAVVGSGPAGLACAAELVKRGYGVTVFEAFHKFGGVLAYGIPEFRLPKSIVADEVDKLRDLGVQFQANAIIGKSLTIDDLFEEGYKAVFLGTGAGLPKFLGIPGENLIGVFSANEYLTRINLMKAFSDGYDTPVLKFDRVAVVGGGNVAMDAARCARRMGSEVYLVYRRTENEMPARAEERHHAKEEGILFQTLTAPIEVVGDKDGMVTGLKCRKMALGEPDASGRARPVEVPGSDFVLETDAVIAAIGTSPNPIIAKSTKDITFDRHGCAVVGENSLMTTRPGVFAGGDLVSGAATVILAMGAGKQAAAEIDEYLSE is encoded by the coding sequence ATGCCTAATATGAATCCTAAAAAGACCCCTTCCCCGGAACAAGCGCCCGATCGGCGCATCAACAATTTTAAGGAAGTTGCACTCGGCTATGATGAACAACAAGCCATCGAAGAAGCCGCACGCTGCATCGAATGCAAAAACCCGAAATGTGTCTCCGGCTGCCCGGTGAACGTCCAAATTCCGCAATTTATTAAACAGATCAAAGACGAGAATTTTCTCGGTGCTTACGATACGATTTACGGCACCAATTCCCTGCCCGCCGTCTGCGGTCGCGTCTGCCCACAGGAAAGCCAATGTGAGGGACTTTGCGTTCGCGGAATCAAAGGCGAACCGGTGGGAATCGGCCGTTTAGAGCGATTTGCCGCCGATTACGCAGCCAAACAAGGACATAATGCACCGATCAAAAAAGAAAACAGCAAGGATAAAAAAGTTGCGGTCGTCGGATCAGGCCCCGCAGGTCTTGCGTGTGCAGCGGAACTTGTGAAACGCGGTTACGGTGTAACGGTTTTCGAGGCCTTTCACAAGTTCGGAGGCGTTTTGGCCTACGGGATCCCGGAATTCCGTCTGCCGAAATCCATTGTCGCTGATGAAGTGGACAAACTTCGTGATCTCGGTGTACAGTTTCAGGCAAACGCCATTATCGGAAAATCTTTGACCATCGACGACTTATTCGAAGAGGGTTACAAAGCCGTATTTCTCGGAACCGGCGCAGGTCTGCCGAAGTTTTTGGGCATCCCCGGCGAAAATCTGATCGGTGTTTTCAGCGCCAACGAATATCTGACCCGTATTAACCTGATGAAGGCCTTTTCCGATGGATATGATACCCCCGTTTTAAAATTCGACCGCGTTGCCGTGGTAGGTGGCGGAAACGTAGCAATGGATGCCGCACGCTGTGCAAGACGTATGGGCAGTGAGGTTTATCTGGTCTACCGGCGCACCGAAAATGAAATGCCGGCCAGAGCCGAAGAACGCCATCACGCCAAAGAAGAGGGCATTCTCTTTCAGACATTGACCGCCCCGATTGAGGTTGTCGGCGACAAAGACGGTATGGTAACCGGTTTAAAATGCCGCAAGATGGCACTCGGCGAACCCGACGCCAGCGGAAGAGCCAGGCCGGTTGAAGTTCCCGGCAGCGATTTTGTCCTTGAGACCGACGCTGTGATTGCCGCAATCGGCACCTCCCCCAACCCCATCATCGCAAAAAGCACGAAAGACATTACATTTGACCGTCACGGCTGCGCTGTGGTCGGTGAGAACTCCCTAATGACCACAAGACCCGGCGTATTTGCCGGGGGTGATCTTGTCAGCGGTGCGGCGACCGTCATTCTGGCAATGGGGGCGGGCAAACAGGCGGCGGCGGAGATCGACGAGTATCTGAGTGAATAA
- a CDS encoding ATP-binding cassette domain-containing protein has protein sequence MKKSTTEELNNTVAEVKPEPMAESIETSDGKPEPMVYCENLVKIFKTGEIEVIALQGLDLTIEKGELTAIIGNSGSGKSTLLNLLGGLDRPSAGILRVNGQNLLKFSEQQMVEYKRRTVGFVWQNNARNLIPYLTAQQNIELPLSIVDPHMPRQKRVDRAKELLDMVGLSHRLGNKLSQLSGGEQQRVAIALALANNPALLLADEPTGAVDTATVAMILDIFNRLNRELGLTIVIVTHDRQLSRKVNRVVAIRDGRTSSEFIRYNYADEIAANTKRLENTNLNFNIESHEEFVVLDRTGRLQIPKEYLEQMNLKGGNKLKMSMTDDTIILERPQDKPEESKPQDKDGSDNV, from the coding sequence ATGAAAAAGTCAACAACTGAAGAATTGAATAACACAGTTGCCGAAGTGAAACCGGAACCGATGGCTGAATCGATAGAGACATCCGATGGTAAACCGGAACCGATGGTTTACTGCGAAAACCTGGTCAAAATCTTTAAGACCGGTGAGATTGAAGTTATCGCGCTGCAGGGGCTTGACCTGACCATCGAAAAGGGTGAATTGACAGCAATTATCGGTAATTCCGGTTCCGGTAAATCCACACTGCTGAACCTGCTGGGCGGCCTTGACCGGCCTTCTGCGGGGATTTTGAGGGTTAACGGACAAAACCTTTTAAAGTTTTCTGAACAGCAGATGGTGGAATATAAACGCCGTACCGTGGGTTTTGTTTGGCAAAACAATGCGCGAAATCTGATCCCTTATCTTACCGCACAGCAGAATATCGAACTCCCGCTGTCGATTGTAGATCCGCATATGCCGCGTCAAAAACGCGTTGATCGAGCAAAAGAACTGCTGGATATGGTCGGTCTTTCCCACCGGCTGGGCAACAAACTCAGCCAACTGTCCGGCGGCGAACAACAGCGTGTCGCTATCGCCTTGGCACTGGCCAATAACCCCGCTCTGCTGCTGGCTGATGAACCGACCGGCGCTGTTGATACGGCAACCGTCGCCATGATCCTTGATATCTTTAACCGACTAAACCGTGAACTCGGACTGACCATTGTTATCGTCACCCACGACCGACAGCTCTCTCGTAAAGTCAACCGTGTCGTTGCGATCCGTGACGGACGAACCAGCAGCGAATTCATCCGCTATAACTATGCCGATGAGATCGCGGCCAATACAAAACGCCTTGAAAACACCAATCTCAACTTCAACATCGAATCCCACGAAGAATTTGTGGTTCTTGACCGAACCGGCCGCCTGCAGATTCCGAAAGAATATTTGGAACAAATGAATTTAAAAGGTGGAAATAAGTTGAAAATGAGCATGACTGATGATACAATAATATTGGAACGTCCGCAGGATAAACCGGAAGAATCAAAGCCGCAGGATAAGGACGGATCCGATAACGTTTAA
- a CDS encoding sulfide/dihydroorotate dehydrogenase-like FAD/NAD-binding protein, giving the protein MHEILEKRALNANTWLMRIHAPLVAKRCEPGQFIIFRIDEQGERVPLTIADYDRASDSVTIIFQAIGASTIALSKLNQGDFISDFAGPLGNASKLEGHKNVAIIGGGVGCAIAYPQAKKLFGMGCKVDLIAGFRSKDIVMLEDEMRANSTHLFITTDDGSYGEKGLVTDKLKALIESGEKYDEVIAIGPVIMMKFVTLTAKAYGIPVTVSLNPIMVDGTGMCGGCRVTVGGETKFACVDGPEFDGYQVDFDELMRRNTAYKTHESEASHKCRLIKE; this is encoded by the coding sequence ATGCATGAGATTCTCGAAAAAAGAGCCCTAAACGCCAACACTTGGCTGATGCGCATTCACGCCCCGCTGGTTGCCAAACGCTGCGAACCGGGACAGTTTATTATTTTCCGCATCGATGAGCAAGGGGAGCGTGTCCCGCTGACCATCGCTGATTACGACCGGGCAAGCGACAGCGTAACGATTATTTTTCAGGCGATCGGCGCTTCCACAATCGCATTGTCAAAACTAAACCAAGGTGATTTTATATCTGATTTCGCGGGGCCTCTCGGAAACGCTTCCAAATTGGAGGGGCACAAAAACGTCGCAATCATCGGCGGCGGCGTCGGCTGCGCCATCGCTTACCCTCAGGCCAAGAAGCTTTTCGGCATGGGGTGTAAAGTGGATTTGATTGCAGGATTTCGCAGCAAAGATATCGTTATGCTTGAAGATGAGATGCGTGCGAACAGCACCCACCTGTTCATTACGACCGACGACGGAAGCTACGGAGAGAAGGGTTTGGTAACCGATAAACTGAAAGCCTTGATCGAGAGCGGCGAAAAATACGATGAGGTTATTGCCATCGGTCCTGTTATCATGATGAAATTTGTCACGCTGACCGCCAAGGCCTACGGCATTCCCGTCACAGTCAGCCTGAATCCGATTATGGTCGACGGTACCGGTATGTGCGGCGGCTGTCGGGTTACTGTGGGCGGCGAGACCAAATTCGCCTGCGTCGACGGTCCGGAATTCGACGGATATCAAGTCGATTTCGACGAGCTGATGCGCCGCAATACCGCTTATAAGACACATGAGTCCGAAGCGTCCCACAAATGCCGTTTAATAAAGGAGTAA
- a CDS encoding class B sortase — translation MKKFTKAVFPIYLIVSMLVFSLFGCAAPVPASSGISISVPEEQVSNIVTGNPPALNVKTEYTTDELEGYHEINADFIGIFEIPGINLKELVVDAPDNSYYMRKDLEGNYRHEGILFFDYRCLTDGYFGYNTILYGHNIGKSKYSDLMFGKLVKYREGDTYLTANIFKFTAYNGYTYYFQLFSGYDTSPSSNGDPYFCVTLDFEQDKTFHFTDMRRYQQFSGFIQAAFERSDFTTPDLEVGFYDKVLTLITCVYDYDNWRYTLQAKLMHTDEVAAYLAEHPEMATPGEIIGNPEPY, via the coding sequence ATGAAAAAGTTCACAAAGGCCGTTTTCCCGATTTATCTCATTGTATCGATGCTTGTGTTCTCACTCTTCGGATGTGCGGCTCCCGTGCCTGCCTCCTCCGGAATATCTATCTCCGTTCCCGAGGAACAAGTGAGCAACATTGTAACCGGAAATCCGCCTGCTCTCAATGTCAAAACCGAATATACAACGGACGAACTTGAAGGTTATCACGAGATTAACGCTGATTTTATCGGAATTTTCGAAATTCCGGGAATCAATCTGAAAGAACTGGTCGTTGATGCCCCTGATAACAGCTATTATATGCGCAAGGACCTCGAGGGCAATTATCGCCACGAGGGTATTTTGTTTTTCGATTATCGCTGTCTGACTGACGGATATTTCGGCTATAATACCATCCTCTACGGCCACAATATCGGCAAGAGCAAATACAGCGATCTGATGTTCGGAAAACTGGTCAAATATCGCGAAGGCGACACTTATCTGACGGCAAATATCTTTAAATTCACCGCATATAACGGCTATACATACTATTTTCAACTCTTCTCCGGTTATGACACTTCGCCCTCATCCAACGGCGATCCCTATTTCTGTGTTACGCTCGACTTTGAGCAGGACAAGACCTTCCACTTCACCGATATGCGCCGATATCAACAGTTCTCCGGTTTCATTCAAGCGGCTTTTGAACGCTCGGATTTTACGACACCCGATCTTGAAGTCGGTTTTTATGACAAAGTTCTTACCTTGATCACTTGCGTCTACGATTATGATAACTGGCGTTATACCCTTCAGGCCAAACTGATGCACACCGATGAAGTAGCCGCATATTTAGCCGAACATCCCGAAATGGCAACACCCGGAGAGATCATCGGAAATCCCGAACCATATTGA
- a CDS encoding ABC transporter ATP-binding protein: MNDTIIKSTDIIRDFDTSGGIVHVLRGISVEIPNDKLTIFRGRSGSGKTTLINMLGALDYPTSGKIWFQDKEITTLSSLEQDKLRRHDYGFVFQSTALIGIMTAYENVEFALRVSGMTDPVERKERAMHCLGLVDLGKRANHMPGEMSGGEQQRVAIARAIAHRPKVIFADEPTAALDTQMGLQVMGVFKLLIEREGVTIIMTTHDPNMMEVADKVYTLEDGVIIDEKVNN; encoded by the coding sequence ATGAACGACACGATTATAAAATCCACCGATATCATCCGAGACTTTGACACTTCAGGCGGAATCGTACATGTTCTTCGGGGAATCTCTGTTGAAATCCCAAATGACAAGCTCACGATTTTCCGCGGCCGTTCGGGTTCAGGCAAAACTACGCTCATCAACATGCTGGGTGCATTGGATTACCCGACTTCGGGCAAAATCTGGTTTCAGGATAAAGAGATTACGACGCTTTCCTCGTTGGAACAGGATAAACTACGCCGTCACGACTACGGGTTCGTTTTCCAGTCCACAGCTTTGATCGGCATCATGACAGCCTATGAAAACGTCGAGTTTGCCCTGCGTGTGTCCGGTATGACCGATCCCGTTGAACGCAAAGAACGTGCTATGCATTGTCTTGGATTAGTCGACCTCGGAAAACGCGCCAATCACATGCCCGGCGAAATGTCCGGCGGCGAACAACAGCGTGTTGCTATCGCAAGAGCAATCGCCCACAGACCCAAAGTCATTTTTGCGGATGAACCGACTGCGGCTTTGGATACACAAATGGGCCTTCAGGTTATGGGTGTGTTTAAACTTCTGATCGAACGTGAGGGCGTTACGATTATCATGACAACCCACGATCCCAATATGATGGAGGTCGCGGATAAGGTTTATACTTTGGAGGACGGTGTTATTATCGATGAAAAAGTCAACAACTGA